From Triticum aestivum cultivar Chinese Spring chromosome 4A, IWGSC CS RefSeq v2.1, whole genome shotgun sequence, a single genomic window includes:
- the LOC123082702 gene encoding leucine-rich repeat receptor-like protein kinase PEPR1 produces the protein MHHPSSLCRDKSTCCVLAFVHTYLHTTMAKCQLLLLFLVFLLLAAHAKSCHPDDLRALQGFAGNLGGGGALLRAAWSGASCCGWEGVGCDGGRGRVTVLRLPGYGLSGPVPGASLGGLAQLEELFLGSNSFTGSLPTSLFSLVGLQKLSFESNQLTGQLSTHLQELKNLTLLDLSVNRFSGRLPDVFHDLTSLIHLSMHSNGFSGSLPPSLSSLLSLRELNLENNSLSGPIARVNFSGMPLLASIDFAANYLSGSLPISIADCTELKSLSLANNQLVGTIPSWIRELVHLRYLDLSNNSLIGDVPKGLTLLKGLTTADRSQRMAFINMPLYVKRNRRTLQQQPNVITGTNNYVRSGDGNTVSGNDNTVISGNDNTVSGSDNTVRSGNKNVLTGSNHVVSGTNNVVSDNDHVVNGNNNVVSGGNNMVTGNNNVVSGSDHVVYGNNKVVSGG, from the coding sequence ATGCACCACCCAAGCAGTTTGTGCCGAGACAAGAGCACTTGCTGCGTGCTTGCGTTTGTGCACACATATTTACATACCACCATGGCTAAATGCCAGCTGTTGCTCCTCTTCTTGGTGTTTCTTTTGCTGGCGGCGCACGCCAAGTCATGCCACCCTGACGACCTCCGTGCATTGCAGGGCTTTGCTGGGAACCTCGGCGGCGGGGGCGCCCTTCTCCGTGCCGCGTGGTCTGGTGCGTCGTGCTGCGGCTGGGAAGGCGTGGGCTGTGACGGCGGCAGAGGCCGTGTCACGGTGCTACGGCTTCCAGGGTATGGCCTCTCGGGGCCAGTCCCAGGAGCCTCCCTGGGGGGCCTTGCGCAGCTGGAGGAGCTCTTCCTCGGCTCCAACTCTTTCACGGGCTCCCTCCCTACCTCCCTCTTCAGCCTTGTTGGGCTGCAGAAGCTCTCCTTCGAATCCAATCAGCTCACTGGACAGTTGAGCACGCACCTCCAAGAGCTCAAGAACCTCACCTTGCTGGACTTGTCCGTCAACCGCTTCTCCGGCCGCCTCCCTGACGTGTTTCACGACCTCACGTCGCTGATCCATTTGTCCATGCACTCCAATGGATTCTCTGGATCGTTGCCGCCGTCTCTGTCATCATTATTATCTCTCCGTGAGCTCAACCTCGAGAACAACTCCTTGTCTGGTCCGATTGCTCGTGTCAACTTCTCCGGCATGCCACTTCTTGCTTCAATTGACTTTGCGGCCAACTACTTGAGTGGGTCTCTCCCGATTAGCATCGCGGATTGTACCGAACTCAAGTCGCTCAGCCTTGCCAACAACCAGTTAGTTGGCACCATCCCATCGTGGATTCGTGAGCTCGTCCACCTTCGCTACTTGGATCTCTCAAATAATTCATTGATTGGCGACGTACCCAAGGGTTTGACACTGCTCAAGGGCCTCACCACCGCTGATCGTTCACAGCGTATGGCTTTCATTAACATGCCATTGTATGTGAAGCGTAATAGGAGAACACTCCAACAACAACCAAATGTCATAACTGGAACCAACAACTATGTCAGATCTGGGGATGGCAACACTGTATCTGGGAATGACAACACTGTCATATCTGGGAATGACAACACTGTATCTGGGAGCGACAACACTGTCAGATCTGGTAACAAAAATGTCCTGACTGGTAGCAACCATGTTGTATCTGGGACCAACAATGTTGTATCTGACAATGACCATGTCGTAAATGGGAATAACAATGTTGTATCCGGGGGGAACAATATGGTAACGGGCAACAACAATGTCGTATCTGGGAGTGACCACGTCGTATATGGGAACAACAAAGTCGTAAGTGGAGGTTAA